Proteins from one bacterium genomic window:
- a CDS encoding PAS domain S-box protein, producing the protein MKFQLQRIVVVLLIILSFIAMASSIYFFIQFTEYRRQEVNGDKRNIEVTSWLLERAVNSIAVKTQEWSKRIELDDLPSTNGLSVFGFDNAEETHHQLNLSQIAIFDRQGNFLVNSHFDFIRAKLTLIPSISSESLVVSGILPRPADSNQFRLGFYSTRTEPIFVSIYPILSRTGDTDGYLLFGRMIDLAYRCRIFSGLGKDVNDFIKIDGPLRGSLQPNELKRVLPQLSLQNRYLTIHRDSYTSEGYAIHQDIFGKPTYLLRVNFNRVNYPVQLYALLLFVLSAILSILLFLFGIYLKNQLRSERRIKQLTSSVNSQLDSAMLRSDDKDPLTQLAARIACLQQRMGSAEVQSAMSEQKVADLSKQLKVVQDENTRNVRFNIVYRLLAGVSRNKPMEEICQLAFDEIEREIKPKAQALRILKYESDFVLSINRGFSDEYIALMSNVDKSFISDILMESKHVYHIDELDDSFIQQSLRKEGIGTVAGFAMMVNNQIVGGYTVVFSGRRVLTETEEQLCEAVADTLSIVLQHHNSELERRSSEERLQSLFQTAHDGYIMLDGNGDVADVNPAASQILGYSSEVIIGKPGKHFLPIAFSVDYDNFIKKTVTSGVPSVITECITANGTAIPVDASASVIAMTVGSGIFVVLRDITERVHSERLQKTLLDIAQTTTESQNLEEMLANIHRYLTAIVYAENFYVALYDPETNLYSFPYQVDQYDPPIVGSVSLEKSLTDYVRRTKKPVLLDPANHEEWKQIDEIESYGTGSYSWLGIPLISKQRVIGVAVVQSYDEEFSFSQRDLSVMQLVSGQIATAIERKQAEESLRRSETRYRQIFSMTVAVKLFYDPNTGGIIDANQAACKFYGYTLRELKGMRIRDIELSSMDSHELLITQSTEAKQDVFESYRIALHKLKNGELRTVEMYSGPITMHDKLFVHAIVHDITSRVRTETENRRLAKLVESTAEAITITDYQGTILYVNPAFCKLTGFTFEETVGKNSSFLQSGKHDVKFYHNLWETILSGSTWSGRFINRKRDDSFYQSDAIIIPMRDNKDEIVSFAKIERDVTAELEMQERFQQAQRLASIGQLTGGIAHNFNNLLTGILGNLELIRMTGTAATLPLVSEAEKAGQRAADLVKQLMAFSRKSQLQRKAVDIYVLLQEVLGMLRSTVDRRIEITLTGQPNQIALGDTNQLHQVILNICMNAIDALKEASMQEHKLLQLALSSQIVQLEENDERLEAEAKPGQYCCITITDTGIGMSNETMKQIFEPFFTTKDVGKGTGLGLATAYGIVRQHDGWIRAESELGIGTTFHVYLPTVASPKAIPNGETSKEIKLIGGTETILVVDDEEMLRILAKTILERSGYTVRLATNGSEALALLSTEDSSIDLMLLDLSMPVMSGRELLSRLPELTCIPKVIVATGLSDQVSRNDHVFTQYEFVGKPYRISELLRLVRKVLDSK; encoded by the coding sequence ATGAAATTTCAGCTTCAGAGAATCGTTGTTGTCCTGCTAATAATTCTTAGCTTCATTGCTATGGCTTCTTCTATATATTTCTTCATTCAATTTACGGAATATCGACGTCAAGAAGTAAACGGCGATAAGCGAAACATCGAAGTAACATCTTGGCTGTTAGAAAGAGCAGTCAACAGTATTGCAGTAAAAACGCAGGAGTGGTCGAAGCGGATTGAGCTCGATGATCTACCAAGCACCAACGGATTATCGGTCTTTGGTTTCGACAATGCCGAGGAGACCCACCATCAGCTAAACTTAAGTCAAATTGCAATCTTCGACCGTCAAGGAAACTTTTTAGTAAACAGTCACTTCGACTTCATTCGCGCAAAACTCACTTTAATCCCCAGTATTTCATCAGAATCTTTGGTTGTTTCAGGGATTCTACCAAGACCTGCCGACAGCAACCAGTTTCGGTTAGGATTCTACTCGACCCGAACCGAACCAATCTTTGTTTCGATCTATCCAATATTGAGTCGCACCGGCGATACCGATGGATATTTACTATTCGGCCGGATGATCGATCTCGCATATCGATGTAGAATATTCTCAGGTCTTGGTAAAGACGTCAACGACTTCATCAAAATCGATGGGCCACTCAGAGGATCGCTCCAGCCAAACGAATTGAAACGAGTTCTACCGCAATTAAGCCTGCAAAACAGATACCTAACGATCCATCGTGACTCTTATACATCGGAAGGTTATGCGATTCATCAGGATATCTTCGGTAAACCTACCTACCTCTTGAGGGTGAATTTCAACCGCGTAAATTACCCCGTACAATTGTATGCGCTTCTGCTTTTCGTTCTCTCGGCGATTTTATCGATTCTACTCTTTTTATTCGGGATATACCTTAAGAACCAGCTTCGATCCGAGCGCAGAATCAAGCAGTTAACCAGTTCAGTGAATTCGCAATTGGACTCTGCTATGCTTCGTTCAGACGACAAGGATCCACTAACACAACTTGCTGCCAGAATCGCGTGTTTACAGCAGCGGATGGGATCTGCAGAAGTTCAATCTGCAATGTCTGAGCAGAAAGTAGCGGATCTCTCAAAACAGTTAAAAGTAGTTCAGGACGAGAATACTCGGAATGTCCGTTTCAATATCGTGTATCGACTATTGGCTGGGGTTTCCCGAAACAAACCGATGGAAGAAATCTGCCAATTGGCTTTCGACGAAATTGAACGAGAGATAAAGCCAAAAGCCCAAGCGCTCCGGATTCTTAAATATGAAAGTGACTTTGTTCTTTCGATCAACCGTGGATTCTCGGACGAATACATCGCTCTGATGTCAAATGTCGACAAAAGTTTCATCTCCGACATACTGATGGAATCGAAGCATGTGTATCATATCGACGAACTTGACGATTCCTTCATTCAACAATCGTTGCGCAAAGAAGGTATTGGTACCGTTGCTGGATTTGCGATGATGGTCAACAATCAGATAGTCGGAGGTTACACAGTCGTTTTTTCCGGCCGGCGGGTTTTGACCGAAACCGAAGAACAACTTTGTGAAGCTGTCGCGGACACCCTTTCGATAGTGCTCCAGCACCATAATTCCGAATTAGAACGGCGATCCAGCGAAGAACGGCTTCAGTCATTGTTTCAAACCGCTCATGACGGTTACATCATGCTTGATGGTAACGGCGATGTTGCTGATGTAAACCCGGCCGCTTCACAAATCCTCGGTTATTCTTCAGAGGTGATTATTGGAAAGCCGGGGAAACATTTTCTTCCGATAGCGTTTTCCGTCGACTATGACAACTTCATAAAGAAAACTGTCACTTCGGGAGTTCCGAGTGTTATAACTGAGTGTATTACAGCAAATGGCACTGCGATTCCGGTTGATGCGAGCGCATCGGTGATTGCAATGACAGTGGGGTCGGGCATTTTTGTCGTTCTGCGCGACATCACCGAGCGGGTACACTCAGAACGATTGCAAAAAACTCTGCTCGATATTGCTCAGACCACAACCGAATCGCAAAACTTAGAAGAAATGCTCGCAAATATTCATCGCTATTTGACAGCGATCGTTTATGCCGAGAATTTCTATGTCGCGTTGTATGATCCAGAAACCAATCTGTACTCATTCCCGTATCAAGTAGACCAATACGACCCTCCAATTGTTGGATCGGTCTCGCTTGAAAAATCGCTTACTGATTACGTACGACGTACAAAGAAACCAGTATTACTTGATCCAGCCAATCATGAAGAGTGGAAGCAAATCGATGAAATAGAATCTTATGGAACCGGTTCCTATAGTTGGTTGGGAATACCGTTAATATCGAAACAGCGAGTAATTGGGGTTGCAGTTGTACAAAGTTATGACGAGGAGTTTTCTTTTTCACAACGCGACTTGTCGGTAATGCAACTTGTTTCCGGGCAGATAGCAACTGCAATCGAACGTAAGCAAGCTGAAGAGAGTCTCCGTAGAAGCGAAACGCGGTACCGCCAGATATTCAGTATGACGGTCGCAGTAAAACTGTTCTACGATCCCAACACAGGCGGAATCATCGACGCGAATCAAGCTGCTTGTAAGTTCTACGGTTATACATTGCGCGAGCTAAAGGGAATGCGCATTCGTGACATTGAGTTATCTTCGATGGATTCCCATGAGCTATTGATCACCCAATCGACTGAAGCAAAACAAGATGTATTCGAGAGTTATCGTATTGCTCTGCATAAGTTGAAAAACGGTGAACTCCGTACCGTTGAAATGTATTCCGGTCCGATTACGATGCACGACAAACTGTTCGTCCACGCTATCGTTCACGACATTACGTCACGGGTCCGTACCGAAACGGAAAATCGACGTTTAGCAAAGTTAGTCGAGTCTACTGCGGAAGCAATCACAATTACCGATTACCAAGGCACCATCTTATACGTCAATCCTGCTTTCTGCAAGTTAACTGGTTTCACATTCGAGGAGACCGTTGGAAAAAACTCATCATTTCTGCAAAGCGGAAAACACGACGTAAAATTCTACCATAATCTTTGGGAAACAATCCTTTCCGGTTCAACGTGGAGTGGCAGATTCATCAATCGAAAGAGAGATGATTCGTTCTACCAGTCGGATGCTATCATTATTCCGATGCGAGACAACAAAGACGAGATCGTCTCTTTTGCAAAAATTGAACGGGATGTAACCGCTGAGCTCGAAATGCAGGAACGCTTCCAGCAGGCACAGCGCCTCGCATCAATCGGACAACTGACGGGTGGAATCGCTCACAACTTTAACAACCTTCTGACCGGTATCTTAGGTAATTTAGAGCTGATACGAATGACGGGCACTGCAGCGACGTTACCCCTTGTATCGGAAGCGGAAAAAGCCGGCCAACGGGCTGCCGACTTAGTGAAGCAACTCATGGCTTTCAGCCGGAAATCTCAACTTCAACGGAAAGCAGTCGATATATACGTCTTACTGCAAGAAGTGCTTGGCATGCTCCGAAGTACCGTCGATCGGCGAATCGAAATCACGTTAACCGGCCAGCCGAACCAGATCGCATTGGGAGACACAAATCAGCTCCACCAAGTCATCCTTAACATCTGTATGAATGCCATCGATGCGCTAAAAGAAGCGTCGATGCAAGAGCACAAGTTGTTACAACTTGCGTTGTCGTCGCAGATCGTTCAACTGGAGGAAAACGACGAGCGACTGGAGGCGGAGGCAAAACCGGGACAATACTGCTGTATTACGATCACCGATACCGGCATCGGAATGTCAAACGAAACGATGAAACAGATCTTCGAACCGTTTTTCACAACGAAAGATGTCGGCAAAGGCACGGGCTTAGGATTGGCGACTGCGTACGGGATCGTACGCCAACACGATGGATGGATTAGAGCAGAGAGTGAACTGGGAATCGGTACGACCTTCCATGTATACTTGCCGACGGTAGCATCGCCGAAAGCGATACCAAATGGGGAAACCAGCAAGGAAATTAAATTAATCGGTGGTACTGAGACGATTCTGGTAGTTGATGACGAGGAGATGTTGCGAATACTCGCAAAAACGATACTTGAGCGCAGCGGCTACACAGTGAGATTAGCAACAAACGGCAGCGAGGCACTTGCGTTGCTTTCTACCGAAGATAGTTCAATTGATCTCATGTTACTTGATCTCTCCATGCCTGTAATGTCAGGTCGGGAGCTCTTAAGCCGATTACCCGAGTTAACCTGTATCCCAAAAGTAATTGTTGCAACCGGACTCTCCGATCAAGTCTCCAGAAACGATCATGTTTTTACACAGTACGAGTTTGTTGGGAAACCGTATCGGATATCGGAGTTACTGCGTTTGGTTCGAAAAGTCCTCGACTCCAAATGA
- a CDS encoding Rrf2 family transcriptional regulator: MLEIGSKGEYGARAMVYLAKRYGRGSISLTAISEEQHIPRRYLEQLISTLRNGGYVRATRGAAGGYELAKPPSEITLYDIVALLEGPLQLQDCVHYNGDGCCTLLEECSVRDVWVALHRTIHNELKKVTLDELAERSRRKRLAHMNGTAHTSMETVQ; encoded by the coding sequence ATGTTGGAAATCGGCAGTAAAGGGGAATATGGCGCACGCGCGATGGTGTATCTCGCTAAGCGTTACGGACGCGGTTCAATCTCACTAACCGCAATCTCTGAGGAACAACACATTCCTCGGCGTTATTTGGAGCAACTCATCTCTACACTACGCAACGGTGGATATGTCCGAGCAACCCGCGGTGCCGCTGGCGGTTATGAGTTAGCGAAACCACCATCGGAAATCACACTCTACGATATCGTCGCACTCCTCGAAGGACCGTTACAACTCCAAGATTGCGTACATTATAACGGTGATGGTTGCTGTACGTTATTAGAAGAGTGCTCGGTACGGGATGTATGGGTCGCTCTTCACCGGACAATCCATAACGAACTGAAGAAGGTAACCCTGGATGAGTTAGCTGAGCGTTCACGTCGTAAGCGACTCGCCCACATGAACGGCACCGCGCATACGTCGATGGAGACTGTGCAATAA
- the sufC gene encoding Fe-S cluster assembly ATPase SufC — protein sequence MNRELQLQGLRVKIANTETEILKGVDLTIRQGEIHAMMGPNGAGKSTLGATLLGHPNYEITAGSIHWQGTDVAEMSTDERARAGLFLAFQYPVELPGVSMFNFLRTSYNAMHPPAEGQKPLGAVMFHKKILDGLDYLEMDQAFSQRYLNDGFSGGEKKRCEVLQMMMLKPKMAILDETDSGLDIDALKIVAKGVNSLRSEEFGALVITHYQRLLDYIKPDYVHVLMQGRIVRSGGPELAFELEERGYDWLREEAGVVV from the coding sequence ATGAATCGGGAACTACAATTACAAGGTTTACGCGTAAAAATCGCCAACACCGAGACCGAGATTTTAAAGGGGGTCGATTTAACGATCCGACAAGGTGAAATCCATGCGATGATGGGACCGAACGGCGCAGGTAAAAGCACGTTAGGCGCAACATTGCTCGGTCATCCAAATTACGAGATAACAGCTGGATCGATCCATTGGCAAGGAACTGACGTTGCCGAAATGTCAACCGACGAGCGAGCGCGCGCAGGTTTGTTTTTAGCGTTCCAGTATCCGGTGGAGTTGCCCGGTGTGTCGATGTTTAACTTTCTGCGTACCAGTTACAATGCGATGCATCCGCCAGCCGAAGGGCAAAAACCGCTCGGCGCAGTGATGTTCCACAAAAAGATTCTCGATGGTCTCGATTATCTGGAGATGGATCAGGCGTTTTCTCAACGTTACTTAAACGATGGCTTTTCCGGCGGCGAAAAGAAACGATGCGAAGTGCTTCAAATGATGATGTTAAAACCGAAAATGGCAATACTTGACGAGACTGATTCCGGACTCGATATCGATGCTTTAAAGATTGTCGCCAAAGGGGTCAATTCACTGCGAAGCGAGGAGTTCGGTGCTTTGGTAATCACCCATTACCAACGACTGCTCGACTATATCAAACCAGACTATGTGCATGTGCTTATGCAGGGGCGAATCGTCCGGTCGGGGGGGCCGGAACTCGCCTTTGAATTGGAAGAGCGCGGCTATGATTGGTTACGCGAAGAAGCAGGAGTCGTCGTATGA
- the sufB gene encoding Fe-S cluster assembly protein SufB, giving the protein MSSTEQELLQGLDSYKYGFHDENAPVFKSEKGLTEEVVRMISARKKEPEWMLEFRLNAYREFLSKPMPNWGSPVMDQIDFDDIYYYIKPTERQGDTWDDIPEYIKNTFDKLGIPEAEKQMLAGVGAQYDSEVVYHNLKDQWEKLGVTFLDMDSGLREFPELVKEHFGKLIPPSDNKFAALNSAVWSGGSFVYVPKGVKVDIPLQAYFRINAKNAGQFERTLIIAEEGSFVHYVEGCTAPTYSSDSLHSAVVEIIIKKGARVRYTTIQNWSYNVFNMVTKRAACYADARMEWVDGNLGSKLTMKYPAVYLMEPGAHGEVLSLAFAGPGQHQDAGAKMMHFAPNTTSNIISKSIARGGGRSSYRGMVKVAPGAKDCKSFTRCDALLIDDHSQSDTYPVMDLEENRIEVGHEASVTKLSTDQIFYLQSRGMTQGEAEAMIVAGFIEPIAKELPMEYALELNRLIQLQMSGSVG; this is encoded by the coding sequence ATGAGTTCTACTGAGCAAGAGTTACTGCAAGGGCTTGACTCGTACAAATATGGTTTTCACGATGAGAATGCCCCGGTATTCAAGTCCGAAAAGGGCTTGACTGAAGAGGTCGTGCGCATGATTTCGGCTCGCAAAAAAGAGCCGGAATGGATGCTCGAATTTCGATTAAATGCTTATCGCGAATTCCTCTCAAAGCCAATGCCAAACTGGGGTAGCCCGGTGATGGATCAAATCGATTTCGACGATATTTACTACTACATCAAACCGACCGAACGACAAGGTGACACCTGGGACGATATTCCCGAATATATAAAAAACACCTTTGACAAACTGGGCATTCCCGAAGCTGAAAAGCAGATGCTGGCTGGCGTAGGCGCACAATACGATTCGGAAGTCGTTTACCATAATTTGAAAGATCAGTGGGAGAAACTTGGCGTTACTTTTCTTGATATGGACAGCGGCTTACGCGAATTTCCCGAGCTGGTAAAAGAACATTTCGGTAAATTAATACCACCTTCGGACAACAAATTTGCCGCACTGAATTCTGCGGTTTGGTCGGGCGGCAGTTTTGTGTACGTCCCGAAAGGCGTAAAAGTCGATATTCCGTTACAAGCCTATTTCCGGATTAATGCCAAGAACGCCGGGCAATTTGAACGCACGTTGATTATTGCCGAAGAAGGCAGTTTTGTTCATTACGTCGAAGGGTGTACCGCACCGACGTATTCGTCGGATTCGCTGCATAGTGCAGTTGTTGAGATTATTATCAAAAAGGGTGCGCGCGTTCGCTATACCACGATCCAGAATTGGTCATACAATGTGTTTAACATGGTGACCAAGCGGGCAGCCTGTTATGCCGACGCCCGGATGGAATGGGTCGACGGCAACCTCGGCAGTAAGCTCACAATGAAGTATCCAGCAGTCTATTTAATGGAACCAGGGGCACATGGTGAAGTGCTGTCATTGGCATTTGCCGGACCAGGACAACATCAGGATGCCGGTGCCAAGATGATGCATTTCGCTCCGAACACAACTTCCAACATCATATCGAAATCGATTGCGCGTGGCGGCGGACGTTCCAGTTACCGTGGGATGGTGAAAGTTGCACCTGGGGCGAAGGATTGTAAGAGCTTTACCCGTTGCGATGCGCTGCTCATCGATGATCATTCGCAATCCGATACTTATCCGGTGATGGACTTAGAAGAGAATCGCATCGAAGTTGGCCATGAAGCAAGCGTAACAAAGTTATCGACCGACCAGATTTTCTATTTACAATCGCGCGGCATGACTCAGGGAGAGGCAGAAGCAATGATTGTTGCTGGTTTCATCGAACCAATCGCAAAAGAGTTGCCGATGGAGTATGCGCTGGAATTGAACCGGTTGATACAATTGCAAATGAGTGGATCCGTCGGATGA
- the sufD gene encoding Fe-S cluster assembly protein SufD, translating to MMSTISAPTLYSRKKTIHHSTSHEPMWAIELREEAARMFDSLPLPARIDEPWRRTDLTSVKFEQFLNDWDEMANGETSESLIPEEGFCRIHTGQGTQPARGELYMTERRCADSVDGLTVIPVALAVHAVPDIIKPYLRYYANPGLHPSMLRFNAAVYAFRNAGVFVDVADRKKIMLPIGIVAKLFTENTTLYTHNVIHVGRDASLEIAEEFVSPGDRRALLSHSHTHIILEEGAQLRFTGLQNWGTGVFHFGTHQFTIGAHANADVIWGGLGSRIAKSRIIVDLAGEGATAKIGGFVAGNAKQFLDHDTMQHHIARNTNSDLLFKGVVTDRARSVYQGLIVVDKAAQRTDAYQSVKHIILSKNAHVDALPGLEILADDVRCTHGATTSQVNEEQLYYMACRGLSRTAAEELLIEAHLEPILARIPNVELQNRCRDTISMKLLGHSLD from the coding sequence ATGATGAGTACTATTAGCGCACCAACTTTGTATTCACGCAAAAAGACAATACATCACTCGACCAGTCATGAACCGATGTGGGCAATCGAGCTTCGGGAAGAAGCAGCTCGTATGTTTGATTCGTTGCCATTACCCGCACGAATCGACGAACCGTGGCGACGCACCGATTTGACGTCGGTGAAATTCGAGCAATTCCTGAACGATTGGGATGAAATGGCAAACGGCGAAACTTCGGAATCGCTGATTCCCGAAGAGGGATTTTGCCGGATCCATACAGGACAAGGGACGCAGCCGGCCCGCGGCGAATTATACATGACAGAGCGCCGTTGTGCAGATAGTGTCGATGGATTAACGGTGATACCAGTCGCGCTGGCGGTTCATGCTGTCCCGGACATCATCAAACCCTACTTGCGATACTACGCCAATCCCGGCTTACATCCAAGTATGCTGCGGTTTAATGCTGCAGTGTATGCTTTTCGCAATGCTGGTGTGTTTGTCGATGTCGCTGATCGAAAAAAAATTATGTTACCGATTGGGATCGTTGCAAAGCTGTTTACCGAAAACACGACGCTGTACACACACAATGTTATACATGTCGGTCGTGACGCATCGCTTGAGATTGCCGAAGAGTTTGTTTCGCCAGGTGATCGTCGTGCATTACTTTCGCATTCTCATACGCATATCATTTTAGAGGAAGGCGCTCAACTTCGCTTTACCGGTTTGCAGAACTGGGGTACTGGCGTATTTCATTTCGGTACGCACCAATTCACGATTGGCGCTCATGCGAATGCGGATGTGATTTGGGGTGGGCTCGGTTCGCGGATTGCGAAATCGCGAATCATTGTCGATCTCGCTGGTGAAGGTGCAACTGCAAAAATCGGCGGGTTTGTCGCCGGCAACGCCAAGCAATTTTTGGATCACGATACGATGCAGCACCATATTGCCCGGAACACCAACTCCGATTTGTTGTTCAAAGGAGTGGTAACCGACCGGGCGCGTTCGGTCTATCAAGGGTTGATTGTCGTCGATAAAGCGGCGCAACGTACCGACGCCTACCAGAGCGTAAAACATATCATCTTATCGAAAAATGCCCATGTCGACGCATTACCCGGTTTGGAGATTCTTGCCGACGATGTACGGTGCACCCACGGCGCGACGACATCGCAAGTAAACGAAGAGCAGCTCTATTATATGGCATGTCGAGGGCTGTCGCGCACTGCTGCCGAAGAACTGCTGATCGAAGCACATCTCGAACCGATTCTTGCCCGGATCCCGAATGTCGAGTTACAGAATCGCTGCCGGGACACAATCTCGATGAAGTTGTTAGGACACTCGCTCGACTAA